One genomic window of Tachypleus tridentatus isolate NWPU-2018 chromosome 12, ASM421037v1, whole genome shotgun sequence includes the following:
- the LOC143233967 gene encoding hypoxanthine-guanine phosphoribosyltransferase-like isoform X1 yields MQYTFVGYLSANSEILYQSWRSYGVYVYAKFMFVMLPDDYKGYNLEFFSVPRHYEDSLESILIPSGLIQDRIERLARDVATDFGSEPFAALCVLKGGYKFLADLLEKIKQCYRFNSENSVPFSVDFIRLQSYEGDCSTGKVKVLGVDGLSFLQNKNVLVVEDIIDTGKTMQVLLEILEEQKPKSVKVASLFVKRTTLSSGFQPDYVGFEIPNKFIVGYALDYNEYFRDLNHVCVINEHGKEKYSKKNTKLL; encoded by the exons ATGCAATACACCTTTGTTGGATACTTAAGTGCTAATAGTGAGATATTATACCAGTCTTGGAGAAGTTATGGGGTGTACGTGTACGCAAAGTTTATGTTTGTCATG CTCCCTGATGATTACAAAGGATATAACCTGGAGTTCTTTTCTGTCCCTCGTCATTATGAAGATTCACTAGAATCTATCTTAATTCCCAGTGGATTAATTCAAGACAG AATTGAAAGACTGGCTCGAGATGTTGCAACTGATTTTGGAAGCGAACCATTTGCAGCACTCTGTGTACTGAAGGGAGGTTACAAGTTTCTTGCAGATCTTCTGGAAAAGATTAAACAGTGTTATCGGTTCAATTCTGAAAATTCTGTTCCATTTTCTGTAGATTTCATTCGTCTTCAGAGTTATGAG GGTGATTGCTCAACAGGGAAAGTAAAGGTTCTTGGGGTAGATGGATTATCTTTCCTTCAAAACAAG AATGTGCTTGTAGTAGAAGACATTATTGATACTGGGAAGACAATGCAAGTTCTGTTGGAAATTTTGGAGGAGCAGAAACCTAAATCAGTCAAAGTTGCAAG tttgtttgtgaaGAGAACAACTTTGAGCTCAGGATTTCAACCAGATT ATGTGGGTTTTGAAATtccaaataaatttattgttggaTATGCCTTGGACTACAATGAGTATTTTCGAGATTTGAAC CATGTATGTGTCATTAATGAACATGGGAAAGAAAAATACTCTAAGAAGAATACCAAACTGTTATAG
- the LOC143233967 gene encoding hypoxanthine-guanine phosphoribosyltransferase-like isoform X2: MTGNSCIVLPDDYKGYNLEFFSVPRHYEDSLESILIPSGLIQDRIERLARDVATDFGSEPFAALCVLKGGYKFLADLLEKIKQCYRFNSENSVPFSVDFIRLQSYEGDCSTGKVKVLGVDGLSFLQNKNVLVVEDIIDTGKTMQVLLEILEEQKPKSVKVASLFVKRTTLSSGFQPDYVGFEIPNKFIVGYALDYNEYFRDLNHVCVINEHGKEKYSKKNTKLL; this comes from the exons ATGACGGGAAATTCGTGTATCGTG CTCCCTGATGATTACAAAGGATATAACCTGGAGTTCTTTTCTGTCCCTCGTCATTATGAAGATTCACTAGAATCTATCTTAATTCCCAGTGGATTAATTCAAGACAG AATTGAAAGACTGGCTCGAGATGTTGCAACTGATTTTGGAAGCGAACCATTTGCAGCACTCTGTGTACTGAAGGGAGGTTACAAGTTTCTTGCAGATCTTCTGGAAAAGATTAAACAGTGTTATCGGTTCAATTCTGAAAATTCTGTTCCATTTTCTGTAGATTTCATTCGTCTTCAGAGTTATGAG GGTGATTGCTCAACAGGGAAAGTAAAGGTTCTTGGGGTAGATGGATTATCTTTCCTTCAAAACAAG AATGTGCTTGTAGTAGAAGACATTATTGATACTGGGAAGACAATGCAAGTTCTGTTGGAAATTTTGGAGGAGCAGAAACCTAAATCAGTCAAAGTTGCAAG tttgtttgtgaaGAGAACAACTTTGAGCTCAGGATTTCAACCAGATT ATGTGGGTTTTGAAATtccaaataaatttattgttggaTATGCCTTGGACTACAATGAGTATTTTCGAGATTTGAAC CATGTATGTGTCATTAATGAACATGGGAAAGAAAAATACTCTAAGAAGAATACCAAACTGTTATAG